The Thioalkalivibrio sulfidiphilus HL-EbGr7 genome includes a window with the following:
- a CDS encoding helix-turn-helix domain-containing protein has translation MSTRQHPKKPPRGDWHPADIKAALEKAGWSLRRLSLHHGYKSATTLKEALHRPYPKAQRLIAEAIGVDPANIWPGRYPQDTATGGAQSLEKRKHQKAA, from the coding sequence ATGAGCACACGACAGCACCCAAAAAAACCGCCTCGCGGCGACTGGCATCCGGCGGATATCAAGGCGGCCCTGGAGAAGGCCGGCTGGAGTCTGCGCCGGCTATCGCTGCACCACGGTTACAAGTCGGCAACGACCCTCAAGGAGGCGCTGCACCGGCCCTACCCGAAGGCGCAGCGGTTGATCGCGGAGGCGATAGGTGTGGACCCGGCCAATATCTGGCCGGGCCGGTATCCGCAGGATACCGCGACGGGTGGCGCGCAGTCACTAGAAAAGCGAAAGCATCAGAAGGCGGCATAG
- a CDS encoding helix-turn-helix transcriptional regulator: MDAGYNANWVITGEGPMRLGEPEPAAPQAAPEHMIQEVGEEYALVPLYDVRAAAGHGAVVEEEQVTDSLAFKRQWIHQELHANPADLYLIYVDGESMEPTLRPGDVILVDRRSAQAVPRDGIYVLRMDGSLLVKRLQRLPGRKVKVTSDNPAYEPFELALDTPGEDLAIIGRVVWSGRRM, encoded by the coding sequence ATGGACGCTGGCTACAACGCCAACTGGGTGATTACGGGTGAAGGCCCGATGCGACTAGGCGAGCCCGAGCCTGCGGCGCCACAGGCCGCGCCGGAGCACATGATCCAGGAGGTGGGCGAGGAGTACGCCCTGGTGCCGCTCTACGACGTGCGCGCCGCCGCAGGCCACGGCGCCGTGGTGGAGGAGGAGCAAGTCACTGATTCGCTGGCCTTTAAGCGCCAATGGATACACCAGGAGCTTCACGCCAACCCGGCGGACCTGTACCTTATATATGTGGATGGCGAGTCGATGGAGCCCACGCTCCGCCCCGGTGATGTCATCCTGGTGGACCGCCGCAGCGCCCAGGCCGTACCCCGTGACGGCATCTACGTGCTCAGGATGGACGGCAGCCTGCTGGTGAAGCGCCTCCAGCGCCTACCGGGCCGCAAGGTGAAGGTGACCAGCGACAACCCAGCCTACGAGCCCTTCGAGCTGGCGCTGGACACCCCAGGCGAAGACCTGGCTATCATCGGCCGGGTGGTGTGGTCCGGCCGCCGCATGTGA
- a CDS encoding diguanylate cyclase domain-containing protein, whose protein sequence is MKTLSLGMRNFRMALQDEEGQVSMLGCGSERITVSIGAGTASSLDEESPDALLHRVDEALYRAKAEGRNRVVLAAGESMSS, encoded by the coding sequence GTGAAGACCCTGTCCCTGGGCATGCGCAATTTCCGCATGGCGCTTCAGGATGAAGAGGGGCAGGTCTCGATGCTGGGGTGTGGCTCCGAGCGCATCACCGTGAGCATCGGTGCGGGCACCGCCTCCAGCTTGGATGAAGAAAGCCCGGATGCCCTGCTGCACCGGGTGGACGAGGCCCTCTACCGGGCCAAGGCCGAGGGCCGCAATCGGGTGGTCCTGGCTGCTGGGGAGTCCATGTCGTCGTGA
- a CDS encoding tetratricopeptide repeat protein yields the protein MKNTLILILLLTLGLALNAHGEALPWSEQATAGRDAKALESMAHAHLDKEDPDPAQAALWLESAAKAGSGTAMAHLAWLHAEGLGVKKDGEQAVYWYEQAVDAGEIQHTLSLGWAYLRGDLVPRDRALSEAWFHKGIDADYPQARVALASVLIADAFGGQHPERALEAEALLQPALEDEPMLVSYFLARLYVEGIGDVERDMTRGFAYTRMAAELGHAQMQGWLGRMYADGDGVEPDPAEALKWASLAAAGGDTFGNRTRLELEATLDDATVGEGRRRAVEWAQARH from the coding sequence ATGAAAAACACCCTGATTCTCATCCTCCTGCTGACCCTCGGGCTCGCCCTGAACGCCCACGGCGAGGCCTTGCCCTGGAGCGAGCAGGCCACGGCGGGACGGGACGCGAAAGCCCTGGAGTCCATGGCGCATGCCCACCTGGACAAGGAAGACCCGGACCCGGCCCAGGCCGCCCTGTGGCTGGAATCGGCCGCGAAGGCCGGTTCCGGCACGGCCATGGCCCACCTGGCCTGGCTGCATGCCGAAGGCCTGGGCGTGAAGAAGGACGGCGAGCAGGCTGTGTACTGGTATGAACAGGCCGTGGACGCGGGCGAGATCCAGCACACCCTGAGCCTGGGCTGGGCCTACCTGCGCGGCGATCTGGTACCCCGGGACCGGGCGCTTTCGGAGGCCTGGTTCCACAAGGGCATCGACGCGGATTATCCCCAGGCCAGGGTGGCCCTGGCCTCGGTGTTGATCGCCGATGCCTTCGGCGGCCAGCACCCTGAACGCGCCCTGGAGGCAGAGGCCCTGCTGCAGCCGGCGCTGGAAGATGAGCCCATGCTGGTCAGCTACTTCCTGGCCCGATTGTACGTGGAAGGCATCGGGGACGTGGAACGGGACATGACCCGGGGTTTTGCCTACACCCGCATGGCCGCGGAACTGGGGCACGCCCAGATGCAGGGCTGGCTGGGCCGCATGTACGCGGACGGGGACGGCGTGGAGCCCGACCCGGCGGAGGCCCTCAAGTGGGCGAGCCTGGCGGCCGCCGGCGGGGACACCTTCGGCAACCGGACCCGGCTGGAACTGGAAGCGACCCTGGACGACGCGACCGTCGGCGAGGGTCGCCGCAGGGCCGTGGAATGGGCCCAGGCGCGCCACTAG
- a CDS encoding DsbC family protein — translation MVKKPAFWLLALCAALLGATAGASGLPPANPALAEQVEALPEADLIIYSPAEVKHRVTVFTDVNCPFCRRLHTQMDDYLLFDIEIRYAAFPNINNALEQMHGVWCSEDRKSAMSKAKRNEIVKVEGCQSRAVDDQLDIALSNRFLGTPAIVTPRGRVLYGHVTAERLIEILELEAASQ, via the coding sequence ATGGTCAAAAAACCCGCTTTCTGGCTCCTCGCCCTGTGCGCGGCCCTGCTCGGCGCCACCGCAGGCGCCAGCGGACTGCCCCCCGCCAACCCAGCCCTGGCCGAGCAGGTGGAGGCACTGCCCGAAGCGGACCTGATCATCTACAGCCCGGCCGAGGTCAAGCACCGGGTCACGGTGTTCACCGATGTGAACTGCCCCTTCTGCCGGCGCCTGCACACCCAGATGGACGACTACCTGCTGTTCGACATCGAGATTCGCTACGCGGCATTTCCCAACATCAACAACGCCCTGGAGCAGATGCACGGCGTCTGGTGCAGCGAGGACCGCAAGTCAGCCATGAGCAAGGCCAAGCGCAACGAGATCGTCAAGGTGGAGGGATGCCAGAGCCGGGCCGTGGATGACCAGCTGGACATCGCCCTGAGCAACCGGTTCCTGGGCACGCCCGCCATCGTCACCCCCAGGGGCCGGGTGCTGTACGGCCACGTCACCGCCGAGCGCCTGATCGAGATCCTGGAGCTGGAGGCGGCCAGCCAGTAG
- a CDS encoding cupin domain-containing protein has translation MDNLFTEIPEHLPAEWLQDLLVHRGLRIERIVSRGHASPPGHWYQQDWDEWVLLIQGKAELEYRDPPARRRLAPGDWLFIPAGTAHRVSWTTPEENSLWLALHWDAGTDARAPGNCLQTQAP, from the coding sequence ATGGACAACCTGTTCACGGAGATCCCCGAACACCTGCCCGCCGAGTGGCTGCAGGACCTGCTGGTGCACCGGGGCCTGCGCATTGAACGCATCGTCTCCCGGGGACACGCCTCGCCGCCGGGCCACTGGTACCAGCAGGACTGGGACGAGTGGGTGCTGCTGATCCAGGGCAAAGCCGAACTCGAATACCGGGATCCGCCCGCTCGACGACGCCTGGCACCCGGGGACTGGCTGTTCATCCCCGCCGGCACCGCGCACCGTGTCAGCTGGACCACCCCGGAGGAGAACAGTCTCTGGCTCGCCCTGCACTGGGACGCCGGGACTGACGCCCGGGCGCCGGGTAACTGCTTGCAGACCCAGGCCCCCTGA
- a CDS encoding DUF3185 family protein has translation MHWTRVLGIALLVGGGLLLWMGFGATETFTEQAHEAITGRYSDTTTGYLVAGGVAVAAGLALVLFGARR, from the coding sequence ATGCACTGGACACGTGTTCTCGGCATCGCCCTGCTGGTCGGTGGAGGCCTCCTGCTCTGGATGGGCTTTGGCGCCACCGAGACCTTCACCGAACAGGCCCACGAGGCCATCACCGGCCGCTACTCCGACACCACCACCGGCTACCTGGTGGCCGGCGGCGTGGCCGTGGCTGCGGGGCTCGCGCTGGTGCTGTTCGGCGCGCGGCGCTGA
- a CDS encoding DsrE family protein, which yields MSMNFRLALMAGVMLIPATCLAQALPAPWGVATEVHQSYDGQKVVYDADSPTPDKLRSVIDRASYLSRMNGANPFDTRVVVVVHGEALHAFARQNYAEHAELMARAQSLSVGDVVEFRICAAGARRRGYAPEDFHGFATVVPMADAEIVRLQQEEGFAFMR from the coding sequence ATGTCCATGAATTTCCGGCTCGCGCTCATGGCGGGCGTGATGCTGATTCCGGCCACCTGCCTGGCGCAGGCACTGCCGGCACCCTGGGGCGTCGCCACCGAGGTGCATCAGTCCTATGACGGCCAGAAGGTGGTCTATGACGCCGACTCGCCCACACCGGACAAGCTGCGCAGCGTGATCGACCGGGCCAGCTATTTGAGCCGCATGAACGGCGCCAATCCTTTCGACACCCGGGTTGTCGTGGTGGTCCACGGCGAGGCCCTGCATGCCTTCGCGCGCCAGAACTACGCCGAGCACGCGGAGCTCATGGCCCGCGCCCAGAGCCTGTCGGTGGGCGACGTGGTGGAGTTTCGTATCTGTGCCGCCGGTGCCCGCCGCCGCGGCTACGCACCCGAGGATTTCCACGGTTTCGCCACCGTGGTCCCCATGGCCGATGCGGAGATCGTGCGCCTGCAGCAGGAAGAGGGCTTCGCCTTCATGCGTTAG
- a CDS encoding PLDc N-terminal domain-containing protein, translating into MGIEVGGLLGLILLILNIWAIVSTLSSRAGVGSKVLWIVLILILPLIGFILWLLLGPKSGR; encoded by the coding sequence ATGGGTATCGAAGTCGGCGGCCTGCTGGGCCTGATCCTCCTGATCCTGAACATCTGGGCCATCGTCAGCACCCTGTCGAGCCGCGCGGGCGTGGGCAGCAAGGTGCTGTGGATCGTGCTCATCCTGATCCTGCCGCTGATCGGCTTCATTCTCTGGCTGCTGCTGGGACCCAAGTCCGGGCGCTGA
- a CDS encoding methyl-accepting chemotaxis protein — MASSNRVLQLLSTTRARLTLLGFSTCILVLIVGLLGIRGLGQAEQGMQDTYDYRLVPLTELADMMFMAMNSRIQLMNAIRDGSPEGIDRRVGRVEDMARDMEASFQAIRPTLASGGTDPERLAQFETHLQQYTRDGLLDTVAELRARRVTEANQRMGNELYKAFGLLRDDIRYVTRNQRELAETDFQRMVENSAWVRNATLVALILAILLSLGLTLVITRRITASVADLRQASHRLAEGDLSARADDRGHDEFGAAAKDFNAMVDGVREIVSRVITATDALLQNAQRVGSICQQTRQAVSQQEAETAQVATAMNEMTATVQDVARSAAQAAEATRQASGHADNGRKVVNGTVTTIGSLADEVRRVSQAIDQLGADSQQIGSVLDVIRGIAEQTNLLALNAAIEAARAGEQGRGFAVVADEVRTLASRTQDSTREIQEMIERLQQGARNAAQAMEGGLKRTDESVGQASSAGQALEAITGSVSTIADMNTQIASASEQQGATAEEINRNITEISKLANLTTRGAEDMFDASAELDRLAAELRDAAARFSLDGAPAQLSSKPRQPIATSRLASA, encoded by the coding sequence ATGGCCAGTTCCAACCGCGTGCTTCAACTGCTTTCCACCACCCGGGCACGTCTCACCCTGCTCGGTTTCTCCACCTGCATCCTGGTACTGATCGTGGGCCTGCTGGGCATCCGCGGGCTCGGCCAGGCCGAACAGGGCATGCAGGACACCTACGATTACCGCCTGGTGCCGCTCACGGAACTGGCGGACATGATGTTCATGGCCATGAACAGCCGCATCCAGCTCATGAACGCCATCCGCGACGGCTCCCCCGAGGGCATCGACCGGCGCGTGGGCCGGGTGGAGGACATGGCCCGGGACATGGAGGCCAGCTTCCAGGCCATCCGGCCCACCCTGGCCTCCGGCGGCACCGACCCGGAACGCCTCGCCCAGTTCGAGACCCACCTGCAGCAATACACCCGGGACGGCCTGCTGGACACCGTGGCGGAACTGCGCGCGCGCCGGGTCACCGAGGCCAACCAGCGCATGGGCAACGAACTCTACAAGGCCTTCGGCCTGCTGCGCGACGACATCCGCTACGTGACCCGTAACCAGCGGGAGCTGGCCGAGACGGACTTCCAGCGCATGGTGGAGAACAGCGCCTGGGTGCGCAACGCCACCCTGGTGGCGCTGATCCTCGCCATCCTGCTGTCCCTGGGGCTCACCCTGGTGATCACCCGGCGCATCACCGCATCGGTCGCAGACCTGCGTCAGGCCAGTCACCGGCTCGCCGAGGGCGATCTCTCCGCCCGGGCCGATGACCGGGGCCACGACGAGTTCGGCGCGGCGGCGAAAGACTTCAACGCCATGGTCGACGGGGTGCGCGAGATCGTCTCCCGGGTGATCACGGCCACCGACGCCCTGCTGCAGAACGCCCAGCGGGTGGGCAGCATCTGCCAGCAGACCCGCCAGGCAGTCTCACAGCAGGAAGCCGAGACCGCCCAGGTGGCCACCGCCATGAACGAGATGACCGCCACGGTCCAGGACGTGGCCCGCAGTGCCGCCCAGGCCGCCGAGGCCACCCGCCAGGCCAGCGGCCACGCGGACAACGGCCGCAAGGTGGTCAATGGCACCGTCACCACCATCGGCAGCCTGGCCGACGAGGTGCGCCGGGTGAGCCAGGCCATCGACCAGCTGGGCGCCGACAGCCAGCAGATCGGCAGCGTGCTGGACGTGATCCGGGGCATCGCCGAGCAGACCAACCTGCTGGCCCTGAACGCCGCCATCGAGGCGGCCCGGGCCGGCGAACAGGGTCGGGGCTTCGCAGTGGTGGCCGACGAGGTGCGCACCCTGGCCTCCCGTACCCAGGATTCCACCCGCGAGATCCAGGAGATGATCGAGCGTCTGCAGCAGGGGGCGCGCAACGCCGCCCAGGCCATGGAGGGGGGACTCAAGCGCACCGACGAGAGCGTCGGTCAGGCCAGCAGCGCCGGCCAGGCCCTGGAGGCGATCACGGGCTCCGTGTCCACCATCGCGGACATGAACACCCAGATCGCCAGCGCCTCCGAGCAGCAGGGCGCCACCGCCGAGGAGATCAACCGCAACATCACCGAGATCAGCAAGCTGGCCAACCTCACCACCCGGGGCGCCGAGGACATGTTCGACGCCAGCGCGGAACTGGATCGCCTGGCGGCGGAACTGCGCGACGCCGCCGCCCGGTTCAGCCTGGACGGGGCGCCCGCTCAGCTGTCCTCAAAGCCCCGGCAGCCCATCGCCACCTCCCGCCTGGCCTCGGCCTGA
- a CDS encoding thioredoxin family protein — translation MLRFTAPRVLGIGLLALAAALLISPVQAQTSGPVEVKHPTWFKDSLLDMPADLREAREAGKTGLMLFFGTRTCSYCHAFLENTFGRPEIVDRVQASFDVIGFEVMSDDEVVDFQGKTLWAKDFAVQERAQFTPTLAFYGEDGRLLLRMVGYVGPERFTAALDYLQDGAYEHQSLRAYLDAREAARAEPARPVIRDQALFGTAPVNLDRRGGDAQRPLLVVFERPDCDTCERLHRTVLTVPSVREGIGQFEAVQLDMSDADARVITPDGETLSPRDWAARLGLTHAPALVFFDVQGDEVLRTDTDLLVDAHGRPVDEVNPRITANVQARLDYVLEQGYLEQPQFQRWRAARARDGAGL, via the coding sequence ATGCTGCGATTCACAGCTCCTCGTGTCCTGGGCATCGGCCTGCTGGCACTCGCGGCCGCGTTGCTCATTTCCCCTGTGCAGGCCCAGACCTCGGGTCCCGTGGAGGTCAAGCACCCCACCTGGTTCAAGGACAGCCTGCTGGACATGCCCGCCGACCTGCGGGAGGCCCGGGAGGCCGGCAAGACCGGCCTGATGCTGTTCTTCGGCACGCGCACCTGCAGCTACTGCCATGCCTTCCTGGAAAACACCTTCGGCCGGCCCGAGATCGTCGATCGGGTGCAGGCCAGCTTCGATGTCATTGGCTTCGAGGTGATGAGCGACGACGAGGTGGTGGACTTCCAGGGCAAGACCCTCTGGGCCAAGGACTTCGCGGTGCAGGAGCGGGCCCAGTTCACCCCCACGCTGGCCTTCTACGGCGAGGACGGGCGGCTGCTGCTGCGCATGGTGGGTTATGTGGGGCCTGAGCGCTTCACCGCAGCGCTCGACTATCTGCAGGATGGCGCCTACGAACACCAGAGCCTGCGCGCCTACCTGGATGCACGGGAGGCGGCCCGGGCCGAACCCGCCCGCCCCGTGATCCGCGACCAGGCCCTGTTCGGCACCGCCCCGGTGAACCTGGACCGGCGCGGCGGCGACGCGCAGCGTCCGCTGCTGGTGGTGTTCGAGCGCCCCGACTGCGACACCTGCGAGCGTCTGCACCGCACCGTATTGACGGTGCCCTCGGTGCGCGAAGGCATCGGCCAGTTCGAGGCGGTGCAGCTGGACATGAGCGACGCGGACGCCCGGGTGATCACGCCCGACGGCGAGACCCTGAGTCCCAGGGACTGGGCAGCGCGGCTGGGGCTCACCCACGCGCCGGCGCTGGTGTTCTTCGACGTGCAGGGCGACGAGGTGCTGCGCACCGACACCGACCTGCTGGTGGATGCCCACGGCCGGCCGGTGGACGAGGTCAATCCGCGCATCACCGCCAACGTGCAGGCCCGGCTGGACTATGTGCTCGAACAGGGCTACCTGGAACAACCCCAGTTCCAGCGCTGGCGTGCCGCCCGGGCGCGGGATGGCGCCGGATTGTGA
- a CDS encoding sigma 54-interacting transcriptional regulator produces MAEAARILLVDDDEGLLRLLSLRLSAAGYQVKTVTSAEQALATLPHYQPRLVITDLRMGGMDGMTLFETVHKDQPALPIIILTAHGTIPDAVEATRRGVFGFLTKPFDSQALLDYVSQALRLAGPGQEAGGDEAVAGDWREGIISRSAVMEEALRQARLVADSETNVLIQSESGTGKELLARALHRASRRAGRPFVAVNCSAIPEALLESELFGHSKGAFTGATQNRKGLFEAANGGTLFMDEVGDMPLPFQAKLLRVLQEGEVRPVGANSSVPVDVRVISATHRDLEQAVADGDFRADLYYRLNVVRLDLPPLRERRDDIPLLVRFFLDRVNERNGRRVEGFAPEAMEALMAASWPGNVRQLQNVVEQSAALCTTEIVPLSLVQRALRSDPSEIPPLAEARDRFEREYLEELLRITGGNVSSAARLAGRNRTEFYKLLKRHHLEPEMFRAS; encoded by the coding sequence ATGGCCGAGGCCGCACGCATCCTGCTGGTGGACGATGACGAGGGTCTGCTGCGCCTGCTTTCCCTGCGCCTGAGCGCGGCGGGCTACCAGGTGAAGACCGTGACCAGCGCAGAGCAGGCGCTCGCGACGCTGCCCCATTACCAGCCCCGCCTGGTGATCACCGACCTGCGCATGGGCGGCATGGACGGCATGACCCTGTTCGAGACCGTGCACAAGGATCAGCCGGCCCTGCCCATCATCATCCTCACCGCCCACGGCACCATCCCCGATGCCGTGGAGGCCACCCGGCGCGGCGTGTTCGGTTTTCTCACCAAGCCCTTCGACAGCCAGGCCCTGCTGGACTACGTGTCCCAGGCCCTGCGGCTGGCGGGCCCGGGCCAGGAGGCGGGCGGCGACGAGGCCGTGGCCGGCGACTGGCGAGAGGGCATCATCAGCCGCAGCGCGGTGATGGAGGAGGCCCTGCGCCAGGCGCGCCTGGTGGCCGACAGCGAAACCAACGTGCTCATCCAGAGCGAGAGCGGTACCGGCAAGGAGCTGCTGGCCCGTGCCCTGCACCGGGCCAGCCGGCGAGCCGGGAGGCCCTTCGTGGCGGTCAACTGCAGCGCCATCCCCGAGGCCCTGCTGGAGTCGGAGCTGTTCGGCCACAGCAAGGGGGCCTTCACCGGCGCCACCCAGAACCGCAAGGGGCTGTTCGAGGCCGCCAACGGCGGCACCCTGTTCATGGACGAGGTGGGTGACATGCCGCTGCCCTTCCAGGCCAAGCTGCTGCGCGTGCTGCAGGAGGGCGAGGTGCGGCCGGTGGGGGCCAACAGTTCGGTGCCCGTGGACGTGCGCGTGATCTCCGCCACCCACCGGGACCTGGAGCAGGCGGTGGCCGACGGGGATTTCCGCGCCGACCTCTACTACAGGCTCAACGTGGTGCGCCTGGACCTGCCGCCGCTGCGCGAGCGCCGGGACGACATCCCGCTGCTGGTGCGCTTCTTCCTGGACCGGGTCAACGAGCGCAACGGCCGGCGCGTCGAGGGCTTCGCCCCCGAGGCCATGGAGGCGCTCATGGCCGCCTCCTGGCCCGGCAACGTGCGCCAGCTGCAGAACGTGGTGGAGCAGTCCGCGGCCCTGTGCACCACGGAGATCGTGCCCCTGAGCCTGGTACAGCGCGCCCTGCGCAGCGACCCCAGCGAGATCCCGCCCCTGGCCGAGGCCCGGGACCGCTTCGAGCGGGAGTACCTGGAGGAACTGCTGCGCATCACCGGCGGCAACGTCAGCAGCGCCGCGCGGCTCGCCGGCCGCAACCGCACCGAGTTCTACAAGCTGCTCAAGCGCCATCACCTGGAGCCGGAGATGTTCCGCGCCTCCTGA
- a CDS encoding sensor histidine kinase, with translation MASPLSFYRSLTILQLILLGFSLVTLPLAYALTTALLSVERLTDQSQQAVLDAVQAIQASRTLVEDVTALERHARQYQVLGDPALMEAYEARRETLGAALERLYRLDLGPRVWEQLRLLERRETGAFEVLQGQAHDSEAVREALSVYPVLGELARGVFQDSTRAVSREVEAMQAHSAEVSQTLLWQASALIPAVLALAAVFTVLIARPLRQLKFSIRALGAGRFDRPIRVTGPYDLADLGARLDWLRRRLVELEQQKVTFLRHISHELKTPLTNIREGADLLSDQVVGRLNDQQAEIARIVHDNSLQLQKLIEDLIRFSVANTAMPVIESRPIRLDALIAELVEQHKLAARSRGVEIELALSGETVNSDREKIRVILDNLLSNAIKFTREHSSVQIHTGHYGEHVFVEILDQGPGIPPADRERVFEVFYQGDVRPRGHVRGSGMGLSIAREYAKALDGRLMVMDADNGARLRLELPRLGMAPPDQAGTQAQASGRAA, from the coding sequence GTGGCCTCACCACTGTCCTTCTACCGTTCCCTGACCATCCTGCAGCTGATCCTGCTGGGGTTTTCCCTGGTGACACTGCCGCTCGCCTATGCGCTGACCACGGCGCTGCTGTCGGTGGAACGGCTCACGGACCAGAGTCAGCAGGCGGTGCTGGATGCGGTGCAGGCCATTCAGGCAAGCCGGACCCTGGTGGAGGATGTCACCGCCCTGGAGCGTCACGCCCGGCAGTACCAGGTGCTGGGCGACCCGGCCCTGATGGAGGCCTACGAGGCGCGCCGCGAGACCCTGGGGGCCGCCCTGGAGCGCCTCTACCGGCTGGACCTGGGGCCTAGGGTGTGGGAGCAGCTGAGGCTGCTGGAGCGCCGCGAGACCGGCGCCTTCGAGGTGCTCCAGGGGCAGGCCCACGACAGTGAGGCGGTACGCGAGGCGCTCTCTGTCTATCCCGTCCTGGGTGAACTGGCCCGAGGGGTGTTCCAGGACAGTACCCGCGCCGTGTCCCGCGAGGTCGAGGCCATGCAGGCCCACTCCGCCGAGGTGAGTCAGACCCTGCTCTGGCAGGCCTCCGCCCTGATCCCCGCGGTGCTGGCCCTGGCCGCGGTGTTCACCGTGCTCATCGCTAGGCCCCTGCGTCAGCTCAAGTTCTCCATCCGCGCCCTGGGTGCCGGGCGTTTTGACCGTCCCATCCGGGTGACTGGTCCCTATGATCTGGCGGACCTGGGCGCGCGCCTGGACTGGCTGCGGCGGCGTCTGGTGGAACTGGAGCAGCAGAAGGTGACCTTCCTGCGCCACATCTCCCACGAGCTCAAGACCCCGCTCACCAACATCCGCGAGGGCGCAGACCTGCTCTCGGACCAGGTGGTGGGCCGGCTCAACGATCAGCAGGCGGAGATTGCCCGCATCGTGCACGACAACAGCCTGCAGCTGCAGAAGCTGATCGAGGACCTGATCCGTTTCAGCGTCGCCAACACCGCCATGCCGGTGATCGAATCCCGACCCATCCGCCTGGATGCTCTCATCGCTGAACTGGTGGAGCAGCACAAGCTGGCCGCCCGCAGCCGTGGCGTGGAGATCGAGCTGGCACTCAGTGGCGAGACGGTGAATTCGGACCGGGAAAAGATCCGGGTCATTCTGGATAATCTCCTGTCCAATGCCATCAAGTTCACCCGGGAACACAGCAGCGTGCAGATACATACGGGCCATTACGGCGAGCATGTCTTCGTGGAGATCCTTGACCAGGGTCCGGGCATCCCCCCGGCCGACCGGGAGCGGGTGTTCGAGGTCTTCTACCAGGGCGATGTGCGTCCCAGGGGGCATGTGCGCGGCAGCGGCATGGGGCTTTCCATCGCGCGGGAATATGCCAAGGCCCTGGACGGCAGGCTCATGGTCATGGACGCGGACAACGGTGCCCGATTGCGTCTGGAACTGCCCAGGCTGGGGATGGCGCCGCCGGACCAGGCCGGTACGCAGGCGCAGGCATCGGGGCGCGCGGCATGA
- a CDS encoding DUF1328 domain-containing protein, with protein MLGWALIFLIVAIIAGTLGFSGVAGAASWIAQVLFLVFLALLVISLLGGRRV; from the coding sequence ATGCTTGGCTGGGCACTGATCTTTCTCATCGTCGCCATCATTGCCGGCACGCTGGGTTTTTCCGGCGTGGCGGGCGCCGCATCCTGGATCGCCCAGGTCCTGTTCCTGGTGTTCCTGGCACTGCTGGTGATCTCCCTGCTGGGCGGACGGCGAGTCTAG
- a CDS encoding DUF2058 domain-containing protein: MANSLQEQLLRAGLVDEKKLRQARQGNKQDKKQKAPKGARNSQQTSEAELARRQQAERSRELNRQREVEAARKAREAQLRQIIEANRLPRREADVTYHFEHDGKVRRIHVTRDQQARLGLGQLGIVTLAGGYELLPLEAIEKVRERDPAAVILIDATDDKSQTPDADDPYAAYQVPDDLMW, translated from the coding sequence ATGGCCAATTCACTGCAGGAACAGCTGCTGCGCGCCGGACTGGTGGACGAGAAAAAACTCCGCCAGGCGCGCCAGGGCAACAAACAGGACAAGAAGCAGAAGGCACCCAAGGGCGCCAGGAACAGCCAGCAGACGTCCGAGGCGGAACTGGCCCGGCGCCAGCAGGCGGAGCGTTCCCGGGAACTCAACCGCCAGCGTGAAGTGGAAGCCGCGCGCAAAGCCCGGGAGGCGCAGCTGCGCCAGATCATCGAGGCCAATCGCCTGCCCCGCCGGGAGGCCGACGTCACCTACCATTTCGAGCATGACGGCAAGGTGCGGCGTATTCACGTCACCCGCGACCAGCAGGCCCGCCTGGGCCTCGGCCAGCTGGGCATCGTCACCCTGGCCGGGGGCTACGAACTGCTGCCCCTGGAGGCGATTGAGAAGGTGCGCGAGCGGGATCCCGCCGCCGTGATCCTGATCGACGCCACCGACGACAAATCCCAGACCCCGGACGCCGACGATCCCTATGCGGCCTACCAGGTCCCCGATGACCTGATGTGGTGA